From the genome of Melitaea cinxia chromosome 12, ilMelCinx1.1, whole genome shotgun sequence, one region includes:
- the LOC123658268 gene encoding LOW QUALITY PROTEIN: uncharacterized protein LOC123658268 (The sequence of the model RefSeq protein was modified relative to this genomic sequence to represent the inferred CDS: substituted 1 base at 1 genomic stop codon): MDWIHCNNCFNQLEPGITLHLTSCGHMFCNNCLNNGVKEGTCLVCRVPCSIMKLVPDMNQEIQDYFTDPEELIKKCSEVLQFQRQHRRRLLSYLLQSTKKFYKARSELKRMTELCKTQHMQLKEYQKIIKKLESQQQGQPSKYNYILFYLFFIQSFISLTASFKTIYLLFWLLLRDIILTNYVFLEQVSPFNVPISPGTNISPTFIQTTPTYKRNAKSTPYNVRSYHSNLVTPTRISKQRTTNFSSSQRSNTSNKISSTVFTPPTPDSVGYSNFLKNLXRLSSSQYSIESGYSSNSPRKKSPVILYCNGYSDKCPFKKCSKLL, from the exons ATGGATTGGATTCACTGTAACAATTGTTTTAACCAACTGGAACCTGGAATTACTCTTCATTTGacgtcatgtggtcacatgttttgtaataattgtcTTAACAAtg GTGTTAAAGAAGGCACTTGCCTTGTTTGCCGAGTACCGTGCTCTATAATGAAACTTGTTCCGGAC aTGAATCAAGAAATTCAAGATTATTTCACAGATCCAGaggaattaattaaaaaatgttccgAAGTTTTGCAATTTCAACGGCAGCACAGACGGCGATTACTGTCGTATTTGTTACAATcg ACGAAGAAATTCTACAAAGCCAGAAGCGAATTAAAGCGTATGACAGAGCTGTGTAAAACACAGCATATGCAACTAAAAGAATATCAGAAGATCATAAAGAAATTGGAATCTCAGCAACAAGGTCAACCAAGTAAGtacaactatattttattttatttatttttcattcaaagTTTCATTTCTCTGACGGCCAGTTTCAAAACTATCTACCTCTTATTTTGGTTACTACTTAGAGATAtaattttgac AAATTACGTTTTTCTAGAGCAAGTATCGCCGTTCAATGTGCCCATATCGCCAGGGACCAATATATCGCCTACCTTCATTCAGACTACGCCTACGTATAAGAGAAATGCCAAAAGCACACCGTATAATGTAAGAT CATATCATTCTAACCTCGTGACACCGACTCGGATAAGTAAGCAACGAACAACAAACTTCAGTTCAAGTCAG cgcTCCAATACATCGAACAAGATATCCTCAACCGTATTCACTCCCCCCACACCAGATTCGGTTGGGTACAGCAACTTTTTAAAGAATCTTTAACG GTTGTCTTCGAGTCAATATAGCATTGAGTCTGGTTACTCGTCCAATAGTCCTCGGAAGAAATCGCCTGTTATTTTGTATTGCAACGGCTATTCGGACAAATGTCCTTTTAAAAAATGCTCTAAGcttctttaa
- the LOC123658269 gene encoding uncharacterized protein LOC123658269, which yields MLTSVFTLMLALIGTQAIKVELSEEKTPYDYVKERLETIGTEPKYGLPISSSYEVEESEDYPEEIKGAASNVLNTVAGVGGIGLGQGIGLGGINGLGGIGIGQGLGTGYGIGLGGLGVGGAGGLGGIGVNGLGGVGNLGIGAGGVGLANGVGLGNGVGLVNQGLGGIGVGGIGLGNGLLYHHPLLGTQVGGGYVDKNAYDAAQKKGADENVEKIEKKAGEEAKHGQEGFQQAAAAAKAEKGESSFYKDEEAKKKAAGDEKFYQGGQKVDKQGANEEQLKKAKSHKKGHVSKGFKSSSSKNEEEKSESFYDEAHDESDHKVAGHNAGSFGENSQQGFKGAHEEKILDANAQGKEGHHVSEQKIDDTKANKGEFLQKGFKEGTELLEKFNNLGAQAVHGHQEASGGYQQNKGILPIH from the exons ATGTTGACATCAGTTTTTACTCTTATGCTCGCGTTAATAGGAACGCAGGCGATAAAAGTAGAACTATCAGAAGAAAAGACTCCTTACGATTATGTAAAAGAACGATTAGAGACCATTGGAACTGAACCGAAATATGGACTGCCGATATCTAGCTCATACGAAGTAGAAGAAAGTGAAGATTACCCTGAAGAAATAAAAGGAGCGGCATCAAATGTTTTGAATACAGTCGCTGGAGTTGGTGGTATCGGACTAGGACAAGGAATAGGACTCGGTGGCATCAACGGCCTCGGTGGAATTGGGATCGGTCAAGGTTTGGGAACCGGTTATGGTATTGGACTCGGTGGCTTAGGAGTTGGTGGAGCTGGTGGTTTGGGAGGCATCGGTGTTAATGGACTTGGGGGAGTCGGTAATTTGGGAATTGGTGCCGGCGGTGTTGGACTCGCTAACGGCGTGGGACTTGGAAATGGTGTAGGACTTGTCAATCAAGGCTTAGGTGGCATCGGAGTCGGTGGAATTGGTCTAGGAAACGGTCTTTTGTACCATCATCCCCTATTAGGCACTCAAGTTGGAGGTGGATACGTAGACAAGAATGCGTACGATGCTGCTCAGAAGAAAGGAGCCGATGAAAACGTtgagaaaatagaaaaaaaagcgGGTGAAGAAGCTAAACATGGTCAAGAAGGATTTCAACAAGCTGCTGCTGCCGCTAAGGCTGAGAAAGGAGAGTCTAGTTTCTATAAAGATGAAGAAGCGAAAAAAAAGGCAGCTGGAGATGAAAAATTCTATCAAGGAGGCCAAAAAGTTGATAAGCAAG GTGCTAACGAGGAACAATTGAAAAAAGCAAAGAGTCACAAAAAAGGGCACGTCAGCAAGGGTTTTAAGTCTTCGAGTAGCAAAAATGAGGAAGAGAAATCCGAAAGTTTCTATGACGAGGCTCACGATGAATCTGATCATAAGGTTGCTGGTCATAACGCTGGATCATTTGGTGAGAATTCACAGCAAGGATTCAAAGGAGCACATGAAGAAAAGATTCTGGACGCAAATGCGCAAGGAAAGGAAGGACATCACGTGTCTGAACAGAAAATTGATGATACCAAAGCCAATAAG GGTGAATTCCTGCAAAAGGGCTTCAAGGAAGGAACAGAATTGTTGGAGAAATTCAACAATTTGGGAGCGCAGGCCGTCCACGGACATCAAGAAGCAAGCGGTGGCTACCAACAGAACAAAGGGATATTGCCGATTCATTAA